One part of the Actinomycetota bacterium genome encodes these proteins:
- a CDS encoding nuclear transport factor 2 family protein, with amino-acid sequence MNYDQVRDLLVTQWTYTGGPNEEKAADFYHDDAVLEFPQSGERFQGKASFTAWRQQYPARLEFEPRELRGGGDLWVAETGLRYDGGAPVSVVKILQFRGDKIERETLYFADPFPAPDWRRPWAAGGDPEDRRGGLPASVAAGN; translated from the coding sequence GTGAACTACGACCAGGTCCGCGACCTGCTGGTGACGCAGTGGACGTACACCGGCGGGCCCAACGAGGAGAAGGCGGCCGACTTCTACCACGACGACGCCGTCCTGGAGTTCCCCCAGTCGGGCGAGCGGTTCCAGGGCAAGGCGAGCTTCACCGCCTGGCGCCAGCAGTACCCGGCCCGGCTCGAGTTCGAGCCGCGGGAGCTGCGGGGCGGCGGCGACCTGTGGGTCGCCGAGACCGGGCTGCGCTACGACGGCGGCGCGCCGGTCAGCGTCGTGAAGATCCTCCAGTTCCGCGGGGACAAGATCGAGCGGGAGACGCTCTACTTCGCCGACCCGTTCCCGGCCCCCGACTGGCGCCGGCCCTGGGCCGCCGGCGGCGACCCCGAGGACCGGCGCGGCGGTCTCCCGGCCTCCGTCGCCGCCGGGAACTGA
- a CDS encoding GNAT family N-acetyltransferase, translating into MSTALSPAGVEVRDAGGSDLPAVRRVLLAAYQEYAMALPPAVLGRYLAEILDVEERLGNGRLLVAEHGGRVVGTVTWYDDAATEGLGWPSGWAGLRALGVEPSARGLGIGRALVEACRRRALAAGAPALTLHTGGFMTAAVALYEAMGFRRDPAYDFDATRRLRLGGVRSVPILAYRLDLTRHHAKERIMGGPAAIVGELYEPGHRRARGRAGHAHRGQRPPAGGRPVPEPGRKGRRGARPPGHHRGLHRRPGPARRAPPRPRPAGRPRDPVPDRPPAWPTTSGTPPARRSASWSRCSRASAWSS; encoded by the coding sequence ATGTCCACCGCCCTGAGCCCGGCCGGCGTCGAGGTCCGCGACGCCGGTGGGTCCGACCTGCCGGCCGTCCGGCGGGTGCTCCTGGCCGCCTACCAGGAGTACGCCATGGCCCTGCCCCCGGCCGTCCTCGGCCGCTACCTGGCCGAGATCCTCGACGTCGAGGAGCGCTTGGGGAACGGCCGGCTGCTGGTCGCCGAGCACGGCGGGCGGGTCGTGGGCACGGTCACCTGGTACGACGACGCCGCCACCGAGGGGCTCGGGTGGCCGTCCGGGTGGGCCGGGCTGCGCGCCCTCGGGGTGGAGCCCTCGGCCCGCGGGCTGGGCATCGGCCGGGCCCTGGTCGAGGCCTGCCGGCGGCGGGCCCTGGCCGCCGGCGCGCCCGCCCTCACCCTCCACACCGGCGGGTTCATGACGGCCGCGGTGGCCCTGTACGAGGCGATGGGCTTCCGGCGCGACCCGGCCTACGACTTCGACGCCACCCGCCGGCTCCGGCTCGGCGGGGTCCGGTCCGTCCCGATCCTCGCCTACCGCCTCGACCTCACCCGGCACCATGCCAAGGAGCGCATCATGGGCGGCCCGGCAGCCATCGTCGGCGAGCTGTACGAGCCCGGTCACCGGAGAGCGCGGGGTCGTGCGGGTCACGCCCACCGGGGCCAACGGCCACCTGCTGGTGGTCGACCTGTACCTGAGCCCGGGCGGAAGGGTCGCCGGGGAGCACGTCCACCCGGTCATCACCGAGGCCTTCACCGTCGTCCGGGGCCAGCTCGCCGTGCGCCACCACGGCCGCGACCGGCGGGCCGGCCCCGGGACCCGGTTCCAGATCGCCCCCCGGCGTGGCCCACGACTTCTGGAACGCCTCCGGCGAGGAGGTCCGCGTCGTGGTCGAGGTGCAGCCGGGCGAGCGCCTGGTCCAGCTGA